The genome window TCCTGACCTGCTGGGGAACGGCGAACATGCGCACCGGCGGCGATGACGTGGCGCAGGCGCTGGCGCTGATCGGCACGCGCCCCAAGTGGGAGCCGGGGTCGGGCCGCGTCACCGGCTTCGACATCCTCTCCCTTGCCGAACTCGGCCGACCGCGCATCGACGTGACGCTCAGGATTTCCGGCTTTTTCCGCGATGCCTTCCCGCATCAGATCGACCTGTTCCAGTCGGCTGTCGCGGCCGTTGCGGCGCTTGAGGAACCGGCGGACGCCAATCCGCTGGCCGATCGGGTCAGGACCGAAACGCGGCGGCTGATCGAAGCGGGAGAGCCTGCGGACCGGGCCGCGCGCACGGCCGCCTACCGCGTGTTCGGCTCCAAGCCCGGCGCCTATGGCGCGGGCCTTCAGGCGCTGATCGACGAGGGCGTTTGGTCCGAGCGGTCGGACTTTGCCGATGCGTTTCTGGCGTGGGGCGGCTATGCCTATGGCGGCGGCGTTCAGGGCGATGCGGCGCGCGGCGCGCTGGAGGAGCGCCTGTCAAAGGTCGACGCGGTTTTGCACAATCAGGACAACCGCGAGCACGATCTTCTCGACAGCGACGATTACTATCAGTTCGAGGGCGGGCTCGCGGCGACGGTTGAAACGCTGAAAGGGGCTGCGCCGAAGATCTATCACAACGACCATTCGCGCCCCGAGCGCCCGGTGATCCGCACGCTGTCGGAGGAGATCGGCCGGGTGGTGCGCGGTCGCGCGGCCAATCCCAAGTGGATCGCCGGCGTCATGCGCCACGGCTACAAGGGCGCTTTCGAGATCGCGGCGACGGTCGACTATCTCTTTGCCTTCGCGGCGACGACCCACGCGGTCGGGGACCATCACTTCGACCAGCTCTTCGAGGCCTATCTGGATGACGCGGCCGTGCGAGAGTTTATCGCCGAGGCCAATCCCAAGGCGCTTGAGGAAATCGAGGCGCGCTTCCGCGAGGCGGTGGAGCGCGGACTGTGGACGCCGCGGCGCAATTCCACGCGCGCGGCACTGACACCGACACAAGGGGAGACGATCGGGTGAGCGACAAGAAAGCGGAAATGACCGAAGAGGAACTGAATGCCCGCCACGCGGAGAAGATGCGCAAGAAGAAGGCGGCGCGCGACAAGATCATGGCGACCAAGACCATCGAGAAGGGGCTCCTGATCGTCCACACCGGCAAGGGCAAGGGCAAGTCGACGGCCGGCTTCGGCATGGTGTTCCGCTCGCTGGGTCACGGCCACAAGGTCGCGGTGGTGCAATTCGTCAAGGGCCGGATCGAAACCGGCGAGCGCATGGCGCTCGACCGCTTCTCCGACCTCGTCACCATTAAGCGCATGGGCGAGGGCTTCACCTGGGAAACCCAGGACCGCCAGCGCGACATCGAGGCCGCGCGTCAGGCCTGGGAGGCGGCCAAGGACATGATCCGCTCGCGGGAGTATCGTATCGTGCTGTGCGATGAACTCAACATCGTGCTGCGCTACGATTACCTCGCGATTGACGAGGTCGTCGCCTTCCTGCGCGACGAAAAGCCCGAGGACGTTCATGTCGTCATCACCGGTCGCAACGCCAAGGACGAACTGATCGAGGCGGCGGACCTCGTGACCGAGATGACCCAGATCAAGCACCCCTTCCGCTCCGGCGTGAAGCCGCAGGAAGGCATAGAGTTTTGAGGGGTGCCGGGAGGCATTCTGTCTTGCCAAGGAGCACCTACCGCCTATGAAATTTTTCAGTTCAGACCTTCGCCGGGCCTCGCCCGATCATGCGGAACTGGTGCGCCGCTATGAACTGGCGCGCACGCTGGTGGATTTTCTCGCGGCCGTCTTCTTCATCGTCGGCAGCGTGTTCTTTTTCTACGAAAGCCTGCTTTTTTCGGGCACATGGCTGTTCCTGATCGGCTCCATCCTCTTCGCGGTGCGCCCGACAATCCGGCTCGCGCTCGAGCTCCATTTGACGCGTCTGCCCGTGCCGGACGAGTTCCGTCCCTACGGTGCGCTGGCGGAGAGAAGAATGTAGAGCATTAAGGTATAATTACCAATATGTTTCTAATTTTCGCGCTCGTAACATAGCGTTAGTATGCGTTTTGCTGCCCACTTTTTTGAATGATCGTTTAAGTGCCAACTACTCAGTGTTTCTCTTCTAAGTCCGATGCTTGCTTCTTCTGTTATGATTTCATTTTGTCGCTCCAGAGCTCCTTCGGTTTCGAGTTCAGTCAAAAGTCTTGAAATTTGATATGAATCAAAAATTAGGCCTTTAACTCCCGGGACTTCGAAGTGATTGCTATTAAGTGTTGCGAAAAGGCTTATTTGGTAATTTATTTCATTGAGAAGCGAGTTGTTATAAACTGCACAAATCAAGTACTCGATAATTTCTGATTTGCGTATCTTTATTTCTGATTTTGCATTATTATCTTTAACTGCAATAACTGAAATGAATTCAGATTCTGAATCAGTTAATAAAGAATCTATTGGCTTATATTTTTCCTTCGTGCTTTTTAGAGCTAGCAATTCTTTTTCGAGTTCAGATATTCTGAGTTCAGCATCCTTCGTCGCGATGCCGTCTGCTCTCACCCATCCAGTAGCTGGTTTGTGGTTCTTTGCCCAATTGAGTGAAACGATTGCCTCCTTTCCAAGTTCAGAAGGTGTTTTCCAGTATTTTACAATGCGGCCGGTCTGTACTTTTTGTCGAAATGCAGCGAGTTTCTTTCTGTCTTCTTCATTTTTCTCACTTTGTGACAAGGGAATTTCGTCTGGATTTTGGTGTATCAACGCAATTATTGGTTTTCTTTTTTTGACTGCATAGTCGTATTCCATTTCCGTGTAGCTCAATTTGGTGGTTGGGTCTTGTGAGCCATATCGTCCAGCAATTATGAGTAAGTAGTAGTCGCTTTGGTCAATAATTTTTTTTATGAAATCCATCTGCTCGTCATCTGCAGCCGGAAACAGTTCCATCCCCGCTGGAAAGCAATCGGTTTCCAACAATGCTTGCGATACCTCATGTCTTGCGGATTTGAGATCATTGAAGGTCGAACTAATGAATACCTGATAACGCTTATGCATGGATCGAATCAGCCTTGATGGAGAGCTATTCATGATTCTCATACGAGATCGTAGCAGGTTGCAATGTCTATGAAGCGCCCCCCCGCCCTGATGATCCAGGGCACCGGCTCGAACGTCGGCAAGAGCCTGATCGTGGCGGGGCTGTGCCGGCTGTTTGCCAACCGGGGGCTGAAGGTGCGCCCCTTCAAGCCGCAGAACATGTCGAACAACGCCGCCGTGACAGCCGACGGCGGCGAGATCGGCCGCGCGCAGGCTCTGCAGGCGCTGGGCGCGCGCGTGCCGCTCTCCGTGCACATGAACCCGGTCCTGCTGAAGCCGGAAACCGACGTCGGCGCGCAAGTGATCGTGCAGGGCAGGCGGGCCGGCACGATGCGCGCGCGCGAATACGGAAGCCGCAAGGCGGAGCTTCTGCCGAAGGTGCTGGAGAGTTTCGAGCGGATCGGCGCGGATGCGGATCTCGTGCTGGTGGAGGGCGCGGGCTCGCCGGCGGAGATCAATCTTCGGGCCGGCGATATCGCCAACATGGGCTTCGCGGAAGCCGCCGACATTCCCGTGGCGCTCTGCGGCGATATCGACCGGGGCGGCGTCATCGCCTCGCTGGTCGGCACGCATACGATCCTTCCCGACGACGAGCGCAGCCGCATCAAGGCGTTTTTCGTCAATCGCTTCCGGGGCGACGTGTCCCTGTTTGACGAAGGAGTAGCCGAGATCGCCCGGCGCACGGGGTGGGCGTCGCTCGGCGTGGTGCCGTGGTTTTCCGACGCCCGAAAGCTGCCGGCCGAGGATGCGCTGGGGCTTGAAGACGGAACGGGCAAGGGCGAGGTGACAATCGTCGTGCCGGTGATCAGCCGGATCGCCAATTTCGACGATCTCGATCCGCTAAGGCTGGAGCCGGGCGTCTCGCTCAGGCTGGTACAGCCGGGCGATCCGCTGCCGGGCGATGCAGACGTGGTGCTTCTGCCGGGATCGAAGTCGACGGTCGGGGATCTCGCCTTCTTGCGTTGCCAGGGCTGGGACGTCGATCTCGCCGCCCATGTGCGGCGCGGCGGACGGGTCGTCGGGATCTGCGGCGGCTACCAGATGCTGGGCCGGACCATCTCCGACCCTGATGGCATCGAGGGGCCGGCCGGCACGGTTCAAGGGCTGGGGCTGCTGGATGTCGAAACGGTGCTCACGCCCGAAAAGCGGCTTGTTGAGGTGACGGGCGCGCATGCGACAAGCGGGACGCAGCTTTCCGGCTACGAGATCCATATCGGGCGCACGCAAGGGGCGGATTGCGCGCGCCCCTTCGCGCATGTGACGTCGGGCGGCAGTCCGGACCACCCGGACGGTGCGATCTCCGCAAACGGCCGGATTTCCGGCACCTATCTGCACGGGCTTTTTACCTCGGACGAATTCCGCGCCGGATTCCTGAAGACCTTCGGCGCCGGGTCGTCGCTCGCCTATTCCGGCGAGATCGACGCGACGCTGGACGCGCTTGCCGTGCATCTGGAGTCTTGCATGGACATCGAGGCGATCCTGGAGATTGCGCAACGCTGACGTTTGCAGGGTGGAACTGGTGCGGGGAGGCTTTGGGGTGCGCCTTCGCGTCCCCGCACACTCTCTGCCAATTACGGGGCACGGCGAGCTGCCCGATTTTCCTCTTGTGATTGATAATTCAATGAAAAAGACGCTAAAGTTGCATGGCTGTTGCCGGTGAGTTAAATTTCGAACTGCGTTTCCCGATTGAAACGGGAGGGAATAATGAAAAAAACTCTTCTGGCAATTTCCGCTGCATGTCTGTTTTTACTGTCTCCCGTTGTTGAGGCGCGCGAGTGCATCAGCAAGACAATGGTGATCACGCCGGATGCTGATTGCATTCCGACAGGTATAGGTTCGCAAAAACAACCGCCGACACCAGATTATGCGTTCGAGAAGGCGCACTGGCATGAATATGCTCGCTATGTCCAGTCGCTGACCAATGTGTGGCTCAACGCAGATGGACGTTGGCATATTGAGACAAAATTCAGCAACGGCCACCGCACCGCGAAGCAGACGATGGGTGTCAGCATCGTCGTTGTAAACGGTGAAGGCGAATGCCTATTCGGGGCAGTTCACGAGGTGAATTTGAACCCGTCTTTTGGCGGATCCGCAAATGAATACATTTCAAAATCAAGTGGATCGATTCCGGTGAGCGAGATTTCTTTGGTTGCTGATACAAGGTTCGCCGCATCAAAGGTGACAAGTCACGTGATAAGGCGGTTCAACGAGGTGCGGCCATACGGGTTGACGCTTCCCAATTCGGAACGGCGCGCCTGCCGGTAGCGTTACGATCGTCGCGAATTTCTCATGATCAGGCGCTATCCGGAAGCCCGGCGCCAGACCAGCAGCCGGTTGTTCGCCGGCATCGCGGTGTCGGCGGCAAGCGTCAGTCCCTGTTCATAGGCGAGATCGTCGAGGGCCTCGAAGTCGCGAATGCCGCTTTGCGGATTGCCGGCGCGCAACTGCGCATCGAACTCCGCATTGCTTTGCGTGGTGAAGTTCCCGCCGTATTTCATCGGCCCGTAGACACAGCACACCCCGTCCGGTGCAAGCGCCTCGCCGACGCGCGCGAAGAAGTGCTCCACATGCGCAAACGACATGATGTGCAATGTGTTGGCGGTGAAGATCGCGTCGAAGGCATCCGGATCGCTCGCCGCCGGAAGCGGCCACGGCGGGGATGCGACGTCGAGCGCAAGCGGCGCGGGCGTGCGCGCGTTGCCTTCCGCCTCAAGCCGCGCAGCGATGCCGGGGACAGCGTCGGCAAGATCGCTGCATTGCCAGACGAGATGGGGCAGGGCCTCGGTTATATGTACGGCATGCTGGCCGGTGCCGCTTCCGATCTCCAGAACCCGCCGCCGCAAGCCAAGGTGGGGGCTGAGAGCGTCGAGCACAGCCTCCTTGTTTCGGTCTGCGGCAGGGGCGAAGGGAAGCATTCGGAACCTCAGACGAACAGCGTGGCAACAGCGACAAGCGCGACGACTCCCGCCTGGACGATGCAGGCAAAGACCAGAGCCTTGAGGGAACGGGCGATATCTCCGGCCGTCGCGTCGCGGCGCCCGTCCGTATTCATATAGGGGTCGTCGACGCGGTAACCAGC of Stappia sp. ES.058 contains these proteins:
- the cobO gene encoding cob(I)yrinic acid a,c-diamide adenosyltransferase — its product is MTEEELNARHAEKMRKKKAARDKIMATKTIEKGLLIVHTGKGKGKSTAGFGMVFRSLGHGHKVAVVQFVKGRIETGERMALDRFSDLVTIKRMGEGFTWETQDRQRDIEAARQAWEAAKDMIRSREYRIVLCDELNIVLRYDYLAIDEVVAFLRDEKPEDVHVVITGRNAKDELIEAADLVTEMTQIKHPFRSGVKPQEGIEF
- a CDS encoding DUF938 domain-containing protein yields the protein MLPFAPAADRNKEAVLDALSPHLGLRRRVLEIGSGTGQHAVHITEALPHLVWQCSDLADAVPGIAARLEAEGNARTPAPLALDVASPPWPLPAASDPDAFDAIFTANTLHIMSFAHVEHFFARVGEALAPDGVCCVYGPMKYGGNFTTQSNAEFDAQLRAGNPQSGIRDFEALDDLAYEQGLTLAADTAMPANNRLLVWRRASG
- a CDS encoding cobyric acid synthase, with translation MKRPPALMIQGTGSNVGKSLIVAGLCRLFANRGLKVRPFKPQNMSNNAAVTADGGEIGRAQALQALGARVPLSVHMNPVLLKPETDVGAQVIVQGRRAGTMRAREYGSRKAELLPKVLESFERIGADADLVLVEGAGSPAEINLRAGDIANMGFAEAADIPVALCGDIDRGGVIASLVGTHTILPDDERSRIKAFFVNRFRGDVSLFDEGVAEIARRTGWASLGVVPWFSDARKLPAEDALGLEDGTGKGEVTIVVPVISRIANFDDLDPLRLEPGVSLRLVQPGDPLPGDADVVLLPGSKSTVGDLAFLRCQGWDVDLAAHVRRGGRVVGICGGYQMLGRTISDPDGIEGPAGTVQGLGLLDVETVLTPEKRLVEVTGAHATSGTQLSGYEIHIGRTQGADCARPFAHVTSGGSPDHPDGAISANGRISGTYLHGLFTSDEFRAGFLKTFGAGSSLAYSGEIDATLDALAVHLESCMDIEAILEIAQR
- a CDS encoding DUF4062 domain-containing protein, with protein sequence MNSSPSRLIRSMHKRYQVFISSTFNDLKSARHEVSQALLETDCFPAGMELFPAADDEQMDFIKKIIDQSDYYLLIIAGRYGSQDPTTKLSYTEMEYDYAVKKRKPIIALIHQNPDEIPLSQSEKNEEDRKKLAAFRQKVQTGRIVKYWKTPSELGKEAIVSLNWAKNHKPATGWVRADGIATKDAELRISELEKELLALKSTKEKYKPIDSLLTDSESEFISVIAVKDNNAKSEIKIRKSEIIEYLICAVYNNSLLNEINYQISLFATLNSNHFEVPGVKGLIFDSYQISRLLTELETEGALERQNEIITEEASIGLRRETLSSWHLNDHSKKWAAKRILTLCYEREN
- a CDS encoding YrhK family protein is translated as MKFFSSDLRRASPDHAELVRRYELARTLVDFLAAVFFIVGSVFFFYESLLFSGTWLFLIGSILFAVRPTIRLALELHLTRLPVPDEFRPYGALAERRM